One Natronomonas gomsonensis genomic window, CGCGCGACTGTTCCGCCCCGCGATGGTCGAACAGGGCGTCCTCGTCTCACAGAACCAGTTCGAGGCCAACTTCGTCTCCTACGGCCACACCGAGGAAGACGTCGAGGAGACGCTCGAAGCCTACAAAGAAGCGCTGTAACGCGATTCAGGCGCCGTAGGTTTCTTCGAGATATTGGACGATGTCGTCGGACTCGGCCATCCCGTCGACGCCGTGTTCCTCGTCGACGATGACTGGGACGCCGGTCTGACCGCTCACTTCCTCGACGTCGGTGCGTTCCCCGTGGGCGCGCGGCACCTCGATGCTGTCGTACTCCAGACCGAGTTCGTCCAGTTTGTCGATGACCTTCGCACAGTACGGGCAACCGGGCAGTTCGTACAGCGTAATGTTCGCCATCGGTCTCCCGTAGGTCTCGGAGGATTAAGAGCGCGGCGGTGGTGTGTCCGCCCGGCGTCCACTCGGCCGTCTCGGTCAGTCGCCTCGCCGTGACGTGATTGCGGTGGCGAGTCGCTCCCGGCGGGACAGTGCTTCCCCGAGGCCCCACCCGACCGCGAGCAACACGCCGAGCACCGCCGAGAGGAACGCCCACGACCCCATCCAGACGGGCCGGAACCACGGCTCGATGTGCGAGTATCGGGTCGCCAGTCCGTCGAAGGTGCCTTCGACGGGCGTGTAGCTTCCGAAGTCGGCGATGGCATCGGCGACGTGGTACCGTGCTGCGGGGCCGCCGTCGCCGCCACCGGAGACGGTGTAACTGCCGGTCGTGCCGTGGTCGGCCATCGTCGGGCCGTTGCTTCCCTTCTCGCCGCGTTCGGCGTCGTACGGCGCCCACGCCGCGTAGAACTCCCAGACGACCTCGCCCTCTGGCGTTATCTCGACGACACGATGGTTCAGCGTGTCGGTGACGAGCGTGTTGCCGTTCGGCAGGCGGTCGGCGTCCCGCGGCCAGTTGAACCCGCCGACACTCCAGACGAGTTCCCACTCACAGGACTCCGGCGGCGTGTCGGCGCCGAGGCGAGGGTCGGCGCCGGCGCAGTCGCGTTCGTACTCGACGATGCGGTCGTTTTCGCTGTCGGAGACGAGGATGACCGGCGTGCCGTCGTCGCGTTCGAGGTAGTCGGGGTTGTGCTGTTCGAACAGCGTGCCGTGGTCGTTGTCCCGTCCCAGTCGCATCACGATGTCGCTGTCCGAACGGTCGACGAGAATCACCTGGTCGAAGTTCCGCGGGGAGGCCAACACGTAGCCGTCGTCGGGGCCGACCACGTCGACGTCGTTGACGTGGGTCCAGTCGGCGTCGAAGCCGCCGTCGGTGCCGTTGGGGTAGTGCTCGCGAAACAGCCACTCCCACTCGGCGTCGCCGGTGGTGGTGTTCTCGACGTAGAGACGGTCGTCGCTCACGCCGTTTCGGGTGTTCCGCATGTGGGCGACGAGGATTCGGTCTTCGCTCAGGCGCGTCGCGTCGTGGGTGTCGAGTCGCCCCGGCATGTCGTGGCGCCACTCGACGGCCTCGGTTGCGGTGTCGTACTCGAAGACGACGGTGCCGCCCTCGTAGGTGGACGTGACGAAGAGGTCGCCGTCGGCCGTCGGGTCGATGTCGTAAAACCACCGCGCTCCGACCTCCTCGCCATCGAAGCGCCACGCGACGCTGCCGTTTCCGTCGGCGGCGACGAGGCGGGCCGGTTTCTTGGGCTTCCCGTAGCCCGCGAAGTGAAAGCCCTGCACGCTGACGTAGGTGGTCTCGGCGGCCGGCTCCTCGACGGTCCCAGCGCCGAGTTCGAGGCTTTGGGGGTTGACTGCGGCGTAGGCGGCCGGCAGAAGGAGGACGAAGACGAGAACCGCGAGGGCGACCCGCAGCGTCACGCGACGTGACAACGAGTCGACTCGCGGAAGGTCCATGTTCCGTCCAGAGGAGTCCGCAAGGAATACCTTGCGGTTGGGCTCAGAAGGAGGGGAGGAGTCCGGCACTCGCCGCGAAGAAGACGGCGAAGTAGACGACGAAGATGACCGCCAGCGTCCACTGGCCGAGCGAGACGTCGTCGGCCTCGCCGACGGCGGCCTTGACGATGGGGTAACTCATGATGCCGGCCGCGAGGCCGTTGGCGATGGAGGTCGTAAGCGGCATGACCGTGATGGTAAGACCGGCGGAGATGGCCCACGCGGGGTCCTGCCAGTCGATGTCGGCGACGCCTTGCAGCATGATGATGCCCACGACGACCAGCGCGATGTAACTCGCGTACGTCGGAATCGCCGAGATGAGCGGCACGACGAGCAGCGACAGCGCGAACAGCGCACCGACGACGAGAGCGGTGAAGCCGGTTCGGCCGCCCTCTTCGACGCCGGTCGCGGATTCGATGAACGTCGTCACCGTCGAGGTGCCAATCATCGCACCGAACGTCGTCCCGATGGCGTCGGCCATCAGCGGCTTGTTGATTTCGGGGAGGTCACCGTTCTCGTCGAGGAAGCCGGCAATCTGAGAGACGCCAATGAGCGTGCCTGCGGTATCGAAGAAGTCGACGAAGAAGAACGTGAACACGACGAGCGCGAACACGACGGGGTCCTCAAGGATGAGTCCCAGTCCGTCGACGAAGCCGTAGACGAGCGGGGTGAAGTCGTACTGGACGCCGAACAGAAGCGAGCCGATACCCTCGCTTTCGACCTGTGAAACCGTTCCGGGTTCGAGGACGCCACGGTCGACGACGCCGGCCAGCGTCAGCGCGTAGCCGGCCAGCGCCGTCCCGATGATGCCGATGACGATAGAGCCCTTGATGCCGCGGGCGTAGAGAACGAAGGTGACCGCGAGTCCGAGCAACGACAGTGCTGCGACCGGGCTTTCGAGGACGTTCCCGAGCGTGGTGAGCGTCGCGGGGTCCGTGACGACGATTTGCATCTCCTGAAGGCCGAGGAACAAAAGGAAGACGCCGATACCAGCCCCGACGGCGAACTTCACCGGTTCGGGGAACAACTGGATGATATACTCTCGTGCCCCGACGGCCGTCAGCGCGATGAATATGAGTCCCTCGACGAACACCGCGGCGAGGGCCACCTGCCACGGGACGCCCAGCGTCAACACGACGGTGAACGCGAAGAAGGCGTTCAGTCCCAGTCCCGGCGCGAGACCGAACGGACGGTTCGCGTACAGCGCCATCACGACGATGGCGACCACTGAGGCGATGATGGTGACGACGGTGAGCATCTCGACGACCTGGAAGAAGTCGTAGGTCGCCCCCGCGATTTCGGTCGTCGGCGTCGGCTCGCCTTCCTGTGGCGACCCGCCGACGATGGCCGGCGCGAGGATGCTCGGATTGACGACGATGATGTAAGCCATCGCCAGGAACGTCGTCAATCCGGCGACGCTCTCGGTTCGTACGTCGGTGTCGTGTTCCTCGAACTCGAAGTACTCCGCCAGCGTATCAGTAACAGCCATAATTCACGTTCGAGCATACCACAGGTTGGTGACTTAATAGTTACCGTCGAAAACGACCGATTCTGTGCACGTATGTGCGTATCGGTGGCAACGCGACCCGAAACATGTCACTCCCGCGTAACGAGTGCGCCCACCGGGGCGTCGGTATGAGCACGGGCGCGGTCGATGCCCTCGTCGCCGACCGCGATGAGCGCGAACACGCCGGCCACGTCGGCGCCGGCCGACGCCGCGATGTCGAGCAGCAGTTCCTGTGTCTCCCCCGACCGGATGAGGTCGTCGACGACCAGCACGGACTCACCCGAGGCGATGGCGTTGGCGGGGAGGTAGTAGTCGATTTCGATGCCCGAGGAGAGTCGCTGTCGGGCCTCGATGAACTCCTCGACGGCGGTCTCACGTGACTTCTTGGCGTAGGCACACCGCGACCCGAAGTAGCGGGCCATCGCCGCCGCGAGGGTGATGCCGTCGGTGGCCGCGGTCAAAACGGCGTCCGGCGGTTCGATATCGAGCGTTTCGACGGCGACGGGCGGGACGAGCGACAAAAGCGACTGGTCGAAGAC contains:
- a CDS encoding glutaredoxin family protein produces the protein MANITLYELPGCPYCAKVIDKLDELGLEYDSIEVPRAHGERTDVEEVSGQTGVPVIVDEEHGVDGMAESDDIVQYLEETYGA
- a CDS encoding aryl-sulfate sulfotransferase, with product MDLPRVDSLSRRVTLRVALAVLVFVLLLPAAYAAVNPQSLELGAGTVEEPAAETTYVSVQGFHFAGYGKPKKPARLVAADGNGSVAWRFDGEEVGARWFYDIDPTADGDLFVTSTYEGGTVVFEYDTATEAVEWRHDMPGRLDTHDATRLSEDRILVAHMRNTRNGVSDDRLYVENTTTGDAEWEWLFREHYPNGTDGGFDADWTHVNDVDVVGPDDGYVLASPRNFDQVILVDRSDSDIVMRLGRDNDHGTLFEQHNPDYLERDDGTPVILVSDSENDRIVEYERDCAGADPRLGADTPPESCEWELVWSVGGFNWPRDADRLPNGNTLVTDTLNHRVVEITPEGEVVWEFYAAWAPYDAERGEKGSNGPTMADHGTTGSYTVSGGGDGGPAARYHVADAIADFGSYTPVEGTFDGLATRYSHIEPWFRPVWMGSWAFLSAVLGVLLAVGWGLGEALSRRERLATAITSRRGD
- a CDS encoding NCS2 family permease — its product is MAVTDTLAEYFEFEEHDTDVRTESVAGLTTFLAMAYIIVVNPSILAPAIVGGSPQEGEPTPTTEIAGATYDFFQVVEMLTVVTIIASVVAIVVMALYANRPFGLAPGLGLNAFFAFTVVLTLGVPWQVALAAVFVEGLIFIALTAVGAREYIIQLFPEPVKFAVGAGIGVFLLFLGLQEMQIVVTDPATLTTLGNVLESPVAALSLLGLAVTFVLYARGIKGSIVIGIIGTALAGYALTLAGVVDRGVLEPGTVSQVESEGIGSLLFGVQYDFTPLVYGFVDGLGLILEDPVVFALVVFTFFFVDFFDTAGTLIGVSQIAGFLDENGDLPEINKPLMADAIGTTFGAMIGTSTVTTFIESATGVEEGGRTGFTALVVGALFALSLLVVPLISAIPTYASYIALVVVGIIMLQGVADIDWQDPAWAISAGLTITVMPLTTSIANGLAAGIMSYPIVKAAVGEADDVSLGQWTLAVIFVVYFAVFFAASAGLLPSF
- a CDS encoding phosphoribosyltransferase family protein, whose product is MNRSEKAALQLRAVDVLRTLKETRTYEELAAETGLPAGDLNRYVNGHVLPSEARAREVVEGVGSELLASELDARIVVDDEGYVDNSRVVFDQSLLSLVPPVAVETLDIEPPDAVLTAATDGITLAAAMARYFGSRCAYAKKSRETAVEEFIEARQRLSSGIEIDYYLPANAIASGESVLVVDDLIRSGETQELLLDIAASAGADVAGVFALIAVGDEGIDRARAHTDAPVGALVTRE